The following are from one region of the Stigmatella ashevillena genome:
- a CDS encoding head protein, with protein MSTRKLLSAAKALIAELQSSTAHPEQRELLNAVFDALLFIDSTGQIYAFEDYRRHLASDDLPLVVASFDTRQAAETWLQKHPEPPSSALILIADQYHELAFIRELNLRRISPHPVLDEFLRALIRDGLPPAVASFTTRQEAETWFKGQDTLGRQSLIRIAGRPYLAVYQPRIQHRAIYPFPAFPP; from the coding sequence GTGAGCACGCGCAAACTCCTCTCTGCAGCCAAGGCACTCATCGCGGAACTCCAATCGAGTACGGCACATCCGGAACAACGAGAACTTCTGAATGCCGTCTTCGATGCCCTCCTTTTCATAGACTCCACAGGCCAGATCTATGCTTTCGAGGACTACCGTCGCCACCTCGCATCCGACGACCTTCCGCTCGTGGTGGCGTCTTTTGATACGCGCCAAGCCGCGGAGACCTGGTTGCAGAAACACCCTGAACCCCCCTCTTCGGCGCTCATTCTGATTGCAGACCAGTACCATGAGCTTGCCTTCATTCGCGAATTGAACCTCCGCCGCATTTCTCCCCATCCAGTGCTTGATGAGTTCCTCCGTGCGCTGATCCGGGATGGACTCCCCCCTGCCGTGGCCTCCTTCACGACTCGCCAAGAGGCGGAGACGTGGTTCAAAGGCCAGGACACGCTCGGCAGGCAGTCTCTCATCCGCATTGCAGGGAGGCCGTACCTCGCGGTCTATCAGCCGCGCATCCAGCATCGAGCGATATACCCTTTCCCAGCGTTTCCGCCATGA
- a CDS encoding NADP-dependent oxidoreductase: MKAIGVVEYGGPDALRIVELPEPHPGNGEVRIRVHAATVNPTDILIRNGTQAERLKHLPPPYVPGMDAAGVIDEVGPGNNGRLKVGDRVIAVVMPLSPHKGAYAEQIIVPAESVVRAPSKASFAEASTLLMNALTIRLALDALALKPGQTVAITGAAGAVGGFAIELAKANGLRVIADAADKDRELVKSLGADRVVERGDAIGKNIRAIVPEGVDGVIDAALQHEKTVPAIADGGGLVTLRGWNQPLERGISVHPVMVGTALKDTARLERLRNQAEAGVLTLRVAKIFPASQAAEAHRLLEAGGVRGRPVIDLTDFS; encoded by the coding sequence ATGAAGGCGATCGGCGTTGTGGAGTACGGCGGCCCAGACGCGCTCCGGATCGTGGAACTGCCCGAGCCCCACCCTGGAAACGGCGAGGTTCGAATTCGGGTTCACGCCGCCACGGTGAACCCGACCGACATCTTGATTCGCAACGGCACCCAGGCCGAGCGGCTCAAGCATCTGCCGCCACCGTACGTGCCTGGCATGGACGCCGCAGGAGTCATCGACGAAGTGGGGCCCGGCAACAATGGGCGCCTGAAGGTGGGCGACAGGGTCATCGCGGTGGTGATGCCCCTGAGTCCCCACAAGGGCGCCTATGCCGAGCAGATCATCGTGCCCGCCGAGTCCGTCGTCCGCGCACCTTCAAAGGCGAGCTTCGCCGAGGCTTCGACCCTCCTCATGAATGCGCTCACGATCCGGCTCGCGCTGGATGCACTGGCGCTCAAGCCGGGGCAGACCGTGGCCATCACGGGCGCGGCAGGTGCGGTGGGTGGCTTTGCCATTGAGCTTGCCAAAGCGAATGGCCTGCGCGTTATCGCCGACGCGGCGGACAAGGACCGTGAACTCGTGAAGTCGCTGGGCGCGGACAGGGTCGTGGAGCGCGGGGATGCGATCGGCAAGAACATCCGTGCGATCGTTCCCGAAGGTGTGGACGGCGTCATCGACGCCGCGCTCCAGCACGAGAAGACCGTGCCCGCGATTGCAGACGGCGGGGGGCTTGTGACCTTGCGCGGGTGGAATCAGCCGCTCGAGCGCGGCATCTCCGTGCATCCTGTCATGGTCGGAACGGCGCTGAAGGACACGGCCCGGCTCGAGCGGCTCCGCAACCAGGCCGAGGCGGGCGTGCTCACGCTCCGCGTCGCCAAGATCTTTCCTGCCTCGCAGGCAGCGGAGGCGCACCGCCTGCTCGAAGCGGGCGGTGTCCGCGGACGGCCCGTGATTGACCTCACGGACTTCTCCTAG
- a CDS encoding Ig-like domain-containing protein — protein MKPHWSVSSRFLSAPTQVLCLLVGVLSASCAQESAEPGQGLASVSDASAVSSSALVGTDGDLTVTAANTELNQYSALAEAAAAGATSFRVADVGNLTSPQFGALAAGDLLMIIQMQGATLGTDNSPAFGAVTSLNGAGLYELVTVGSVGTNNTVTLSTAGCSGLRNSYPAGVGTQVVRVPQLASLTVNAGASVVARPWDGTTGGVVALQVQNALTVNGNLSASEAGFRGGEVDNDSTVSIVSYVSNSSLDGAEKGEGIAGYKAGYDAFGGRFARGAAANGGGGGNAHNAGGGGGANGDNNNPWSGQGIMSASSTGAVAWMLDPGYAANGNALTNSSGGGRGGYTFSANEYDALIFPPGFGGWNGDYRREVGGLGGRPLNNDPASRLFLGGGGGAGDGNNLTSGKGGNGGGLVWVVADVVTGSGSITANGQNGGTTPLAPYNDSAGGAGAGGTVVVAARSLTQVSLFARGGKGGDQLIEVTEAEGPGGGGGGGFIAISGGTVPRDVSGGSAGVTLSPSLLEFPANGATNGAEGQLGAAVAALPLCLPSDLAITVTDGLTSVEQGAPLTYTLTVTNNGPNEVSGAAVTDTFPSALTGVNWVCAPAAACSVTSGTGNIEQVLLSLPSGGTATFTVTGTVSPTVTSTLSNTATVASPASNTDPTPANNTATDTTTVTAASSADLQVSIQDAPDPVVAGGALAYTVNVTNNGPNTASAVTATVNLPAGATFVSAAGTGWTCSQAGGVVTCTRPSLGVGAAPLITVQVTAPAAAGSITATSTVSTSTPDPVAGNNSASQSTTVTAANNPPVANDDTVTVGANSGATVVPVLANDTDPDTGAVLTVTAVTQPANGTVTLVNGVVSYTPTPGFSGTDTFTYTVSDGNGGTDTATVTVTVAPPANNPPVANDDTVTVGVNSGATVVNVLANDTDPDTGTVLTVTAVTQPAHGTVTLVNGVVSYTPTPGYVGTDTFTYTVSDGNGGTDTATVTVTITSPGNVPPTAVDDSITVPGSSGATVVPVLGNDTDPDTGAVLTVTAVTQPANGTVTLANGVVSYTPNPGYVGTDTFTYTVSDGNGGTDTATVTVTVANTPPTATDDAVTVAANSGATVVPVLANDTTTPDAGETLTVTAVTQSANGTVTLVNGVVSYTPNPGFSGTDTFTYTVSDGHGGTDTATVTVTVTPPVNTPPEANDDTVTVGVNSGATGVPVLANDTDADPGTVLSVTAVTQPANGTVTLVDGVVSYTPNPGYVGTDTFTYTVSDGNGGTDTATVTITVVNTPPTANDDSVTVVVGSGPVVVDLLANDTDADPGTVLTVTAYTQPAHGTVTIVDGVATYTPTPGYVGTDTFTYTVSDGNGGTDTATVTITVAPPNSPPVGVADTLEVFPNSGPTVVPVLDNDTDPDTGDTLTVISVTSPANGTVTLDDDGVVRYQPKPGFSGEDTFTYTVSDGNGGTAVVTVTVTVTFGDDIRVAGRGCASSGSGSFVPLALLLLALPLLRRHRSSPGLAGMWKLLGGLAAVFVSAPALAQESQGIDVQQYKPAPGSRDVLGLHSAQIAPHLGWNLGLSIHYARNPLNFLRTSTDEFLYNLVHHQYTLDLMGSLSLFDRLEIGVAVPITLQKEESGGPFSPLLAEEVDATGIGDLRLVPKLRLLSTDGGLHLAIVAPVLLPSSGGKEFMGRDGVAVFPRLVGEWSSERGTRVIANVGVNLQPREAFRNLSVGNEFAYGLGAEVPFHIRDHKLAAEATMGGALGLKDANSEERPLEVLAALKYFFSEQLSSHVGAGPGLTRGYGTPAYRILAGVNWTAKPRAKPEPTPAPVCPLGPEDKDGFEDEDGCADPDNDKDGFPDVSDKCPNVPETVNGFEDEDGCPDEVPAPVDSDGDGLTDDKDRCPNQPEDKDGFEDVDGCPDPDNDKDGIPDGSDMCPNEPEVINGREDEDGCPDQGEVNVRVEGKKLLILQKVYFATNKDIILDRSFSLLKQVAAVLRANPQLTKIRVEGHTDSQGSDAFNLDLSDRRAKSVRTYLIEKERIAADRLEAVGYGETKPVGTNETAAGRENNRRVEFIIVETSGE, from the coding sequence GTGAAGCCGCATTGGAGTGTCTCATCCCGGTTCTTGTCCGCGCCGACGCAGGTGCTGTGCCTGCTCGTGGGCGTCCTGAGCGCTTCGTGCGCGCAGGAGTCCGCCGAGCCCGGACAGGGACTGGCCTCCGTTTCCGATGCCTCCGCTGTCTCGAGCTCCGCGCTCGTGGGCACGGACGGCGATCTCACCGTCACCGCCGCCAATACGGAACTCAACCAGTACTCGGCCTTGGCCGAGGCCGCCGCTGCGGGGGCCACGAGCTTCCGCGTGGCGGACGTGGGCAACCTCACCAGCCCGCAGTTCGGTGCCCTGGCGGCGGGCGATCTGCTGATGATCATCCAGATGCAGGGCGCCACCCTTGGCACGGACAACTCGCCAGCGTTCGGCGCGGTCACGTCGCTCAACGGCGCGGGGCTCTACGAGCTTGTCACGGTGGGCTCGGTGGGGACCAACAACACCGTCACGCTCAGCACGGCCGGGTGCAGCGGGTTGCGCAACAGCTACCCGGCGGGCGTGGGGACCCAGGTGGTGCGCGTGCCGCAGTTGGCCAGCCTCACCGTCAACGCGGGCGCCAGCGTGGTGGCCCGGCCCTGGGATGGAACCACCGGTGGCGTTGTGGCGTTGCAGGTTCAGAACGCGCTGACGGTCAACGGAAACCTGAGCGCGAGCGAGGCGGGCTTCCGGGGCGGTGAGGTGGACAATGACTCCACCGTCAGCATCGTGTCCTACGTCTCCAACTCAAGCCTCGATGGCGCGGAGAAGGGCGAGGGCATCGCCGGATACAAGGCGGGGTACGATGCCTTCGGCGGCAGGTTCGCCCGCGGCGCGGCGGCCAATGGCGGCGGCGGCGGCAATGCCCACAACGCGGGCGGCGGTGGCGGAGCCAACGGCGACAACAACAATCCCTGGTCGGGCCAGGGGATCATGAGTGCGTCGAGCACCGGTGCCGTGGCGTGGATGCTGGACCCGGGCTATGCCGCGAACGGCAACGCGCTGACGAACTCGTCGGGTGGCGGACGAGGCGGGTACACCTTCTCCGCGAACGAGTACGACGCCCTCATCTTCCCCCCAGGGTTTGGAGGCTGGAACGGTGACTACCGCCGCGAGGTGGGAGGATTGGGCGGTCGGCCGCTGAACAATGATCCGGCCTCACGGCTGTTCCTGGGCGGTGGCGGTGGCGCCGGCGATGGCAACAACCTCACCTCCGGCAAGGGCGGCAATGGCGGCGGCCTCGTGTGGGTGGTGGCCGATGTGGTGACGGGCTCGGGCAGCATCACCGCCAATGGACAGAACGGCGGCACCACGCCGCTGGCGCCCTACAATGACTCGGCGGGCGGTGCAGGCGCGGGCGGGACGGTGGTGGTGGCGGCCCGGTCGTTGACCCAAGTGAGCCTCTTCGCCCGGGGCGGCAAGGGGGGCGACCAGCTCATCGAGGTCACGGAGGCGGAAGGTCCCGGCGGCGGCGGTGGCGGTGGCTTCATCGCCATCTCGGGCGGGACGGTGCCGCGGGACGTGTCCGGTGGCTCAGCGGGAGTGACCCTGTCGCCTTCCTTGCTGGAGTTCCCCGCCAACGGCGCCACGAACGGAGCCGAGGGTCAGCTCGGGGCGGCGGTGGCGGCCCTGCCGCTGTGCCTGCCCTCGGATCTGGCCATCACGGTGACGGACGGGCTGACGAGCGTGGAGCAGGGCGCGCCGCTGACCTACACCCTCACCGTGACCAACAACGGTCCCAACGAGGTGTCTGGCGCTGCGGTGACGGACACCTTCCCCTCGGCGCTGACGGGCGTGAACTGGGTGTGCGCGCCCGCGGCGGCGTGCTCGGTCACCAGTGGGACGGGCAACATCGAGCAGGTGCTCCTGTCGCTTCCCAGCGGCGGTACGGCGACCTTCACCGTGACCGGTACGGTCAGCCCCACCGTGACTAGCACCTTGAGCAATACCGCTACGGTGGCCTCTCCGGCGAGCAACACGGATCCCACTCCGGCGAACAACACCGCCACGGACACGACCACCGTCACCGCTGCTTCGAGCGCGGATCTGCAAGTGTCCATCCAGGACGCTCCAGACCCGGTCGTCGCGGGAGGTGCGCTTGCCTATACGGTGAATGTCACCAACAACGGCCCGAACACGGCCTCTGCGGTGACGGCGACGGTGAACCTGCCGGCGGGAGCGACGTTCGTGAGCGCCGCGGGCACGGGGTGGACGTGCAGTCAGGCGGGAGGGGTCGTGACGTGCACGCGGCCTTCGCTGGGCGTCGGCGCGGCTCCGCTCATCACCGTGCAGGTGACGGCACCGGCCGCGGCGGGGTCGATCACGGCCACCTCGACGGTGAGCACGTCGACCCCGGATCCCGTGGCGGGGAACAACTCTGCCTCGCAGAGCACCACCGTGACGGCGGCCAACAATCCGCCGGTGGCGAATGACGACACGGTGACGGTGGGGGCGAACAGCGGCGCCACCGTGGTGCCGGTGCTGGCCAACGACACAGATCCGGACACGGGCGCAGTGCTGACTGTGACGGCGGTGACCCAGCCTGCCAACGGTACGGTGACGCTCGTCAACGGCGTGGTGAGCTACACGCCGACTCCGGGTTTCTCCGGCACCGACACGTTCACGTACACGGTGTCCGATGGCAACGGGGGCACCGATACGGCCACCGTCACCGTCACCGTGGCGCCTCCAGCCAACAATCCACCCGTGGCCAATGACGACACCGTGACGGTGGGCGTGAACAGCGGTGCCACGGTGGTGAACGTGCTGGCCAACGACACGGATCCAGACACGGGCACGGTGCTGACCGTGACGGCGGTGACCCAGCCTGCCCATGGCACGGTGACGCTCGTCAACGGCGTGGTGAGCTATACGCCGACCCCGGGTTATGTCGGCACCGACACGTTCACGTACACGGTGTCTGACGGCAATGGGGGCACCGATACCGCCACCGTCACCGTCACCATCACCTCTCCGGGCAATGTCCCCCCCACGGCGGTGGATGACAGCATCACTGTGCCGGGGAGCAGCGGTGCCACGGTGGTGCCGGTGCTGGGCAACGACACGGATCCGGACACGGGCGCAGTGCTGACCGTGACGGCGGTGACCCAGCCTGCCAACGGTACCGTGACGCTCGCCAATGGCGTGGTGAGCTACACGCCGAATCCGGGCTATGTTGGCACCGACACGTTCACGTACACGGTGTCCGATGGCAATGGGGGCACCGATACCGCCACCGTTACCGTCACCGTGGCCAACACTCCGCCCACGGCTACGGATGACGCCGTGACGGTGGCAGCCAACAGCGGCGCCACCGTGGTGCCTGTTCTGGCCAACGACACGACCACGCCGGATGCGGGTGAGACGCTCACCGTGACGGCGGTGACCCAGTCGGCCAACGGCACCGTGACGCTCGTCAATGGCGTGGTGAGCTACACGCCGAACCCGGGCTTCTCCGGCACCGATACGTTCACGTACACGGTGTCCGACGGCCACGGAGGGACTGACACGGCCACCGTGACCGTGACCGTCACTCCGCCGGTCAACACGCCTCCCGAGGCGAATGACGACACCGTGACGGTGGGCGTGAACAGCGGCGCCACGGGGGTGCCCGTGTTGGCCAACGACACGGACGCGGATCCGGGCACAGTGCTGAGCGTGACGGCGGTGACCCAGCCCGCCAACGGTACGGTGACGCTCGTCGATGGCGTGGTGAGCTACACGCCGAACCCGGGCTATGTCGGCACCGATACGTTTACGTACACGGTATCCGATGGCAACGGGGGCACCGATACGGCCACCGTCACCATCACCGTGGTCAACACGCCGCCCACGGCCAATGACGACAGTGTGACGGTGGTGGTGGGCAGCGGTCCCGTCGTGGTGGACCTGCTGGCCAACGACACGGATGCGGACCCGGGCACGGTGCTGACCGTGACGGCGTACACCCAGCCTGCCCATGGCACGGTGACGATCGTCGATGGCGTGGCGACCTACACGCCGACCCCGGGCTATGTCGGTACCGACACGTTCACGTACACGGTGTCCGATGGCAACGGAGGCACCGATACGGCCACCGTCACCATCACCGTCGCCCCGCCCAACAGCCCGCCCGTGGGTGTGGCGGACACCCTCGAGGTGTTCCCCAACAGTGGCCCGACCGTGGTGCCGGTGCTGGACAACGACACGGATCCGGACACGGGCGATACGCTCACCGTGATCAGCGTCACCTCGCCTGCCAACGGCACGGTGACGCTCGACGACGATGGGGTGGTGCGCTACCAGCCCAAACCGGGCTTCTCGGGCGAGGACACGTTCACGTACACGGTGTCGGACGGGAACGGTGGCACCGCGGTCGTCACGGTGACCGTGACCGTCACCTTCGGGGATGACATTCGCGTCGCGGGCCGTGGTTGTGCCTCCTCGGGCTCTGGGAGCTTCGTCCCGCTGGCCCTGCTGCTCCTCGCCCTGCCGCTGCTGCGCCGCCACCGGTCCTCTCCGGGACTGGCGGGGATGTGGAAGCTCCTGGGGGGGCTCGCCGCCGTGTTCGTCTCGGCGCCGGCCCTGGCCCAGGAGTCTCAGGGCATTGATGTGCAGCAGTACAAGCCGGCCCCTGGCTCCCGGGACGTGCTGGGCCTCCACAGCGCCCAGATCGCTCCGCACTTAGGGTGGAACCTGGGGCTGTCCATCCACTACGCCCGGAATCCGCTCAACTTCCTGCGGACCAGCACGGACGAGTTTCTCTACAACCTCGTCCACCACCAATACACCCTCGACCTGATGGGCTCCCTCTCGCTGTTCGACCGGCTCGAGATCGGCGTGGCGGTGCCCATCACCCTTCAGAAGGAGGAGTCCGGAGGCCCCTTCTCCCCCCTTTTGGCCGAAGAAGTGGATGCCACGGGCATCGGTGACCTGCGCCTGGTGCCCAAGCTGCGCCTGCTGTCCACCGACGGAGGGCTGCACCTGGCCATCGTAGCGCCGGTGCTCCTGCCCTCCTCGGGCGGCAAGGAGTTCATGGGCCGGGACGGGGTGGCCGTCTTTCCCCGCCTCGTGGGTGAGTGGTCCAGCGAGCGCGGCACGCGCGTCATCGCCAATGTGGGCGTCAACCTCCAGCCCCGCGAGGCGTTTCGCAACCTGAGCGTGGGCAACGAGTTCGCCTATGGCTTGGGCGCGGAGGTGCCCTTTCACATCCGTGACCACAAGCTCGCTGCCGAGGCCACGATGGGTGGGGCCCTCGGTCTGAAGGATGCCAACTCGGAGGAGCGTCCGTTGGAGGTGCTCGCCGCGCTGAAGTACTTTTTTTCGGAGCAGTTGTCCTCCCATGTGGGCGCTGGCCCGGGCCTCACCCGGGGGTATGGCACACCTGCCTATCGCATCCTCGCGGGGGTGAACTGGACGGCGAAGCCCCGTGCGAAGCCCGAGCCCACGCCTGCCCCGGTGTGCCCGCTGGGGCCCGAGGACAAGGATGGCTTCGAGGATGAGGACGGCTGCGCGGATCCGGACAACGACAAGGACGGCTTCCCGGATGTCTCCGACAAGTGCCCGAACGTGCCGGAGACGGTAAACGGCTTCGAGGACGAGGACGGCTGCCCGGATGAGGTGCCCGCGCCGGTGGACTCGGATGGGGACGGCCTGACGGACGACAAGGACCGGTGCCCGAATCAGCCCGAGGACAAGGATGGCTTCGAGGACGTGGACGGCTGCCCGGATCCGGACAATGACAAGGACGGCATCCCGGATGGCTCCGACATGTGCCCGAACGAGCCGGAGGTCATCAACGGCCGGGAGGACGAGGATGGGTGCCCGGACCAGGGCGAGGTGAATGTCCGCGTGGAGGGCAAGAAGCTCCTCATCCTCCAGAAGGTCTACTTCGCCACGAACAAGGACATCATCCTGGATCGCTCCTTCAGCCTGCTGAAGCAGGTGGCGGCCGTGCTGCGCGCCAACCCCCAGCTCACCAAGATTCGGGTGGAGGGCCACACGGACAGCCAGGGCTCGGATGCGTTCAACCTGGATCTCTCCGATCGCCGTGCGAAGAGCGTGCGCACGTACCTCATCGAGAAGGAGCGCATCGCGGCGGACCGGTTGGAGGCCGTGGGCTACGGCGAGACGAAGCCGGTGGGCACGAACGAGACGGCCGCGGGCCGCGAGAACAACCGCCGCGTGGAGTTCATCATCGTGGAAACCTCGGGCGAGTAG
- a CDS encoding acyltransferase family protein, with translation MSAGGSRDALTGLRFLAALHVVVFHFGGVWFEELPGWLQALSGCGYASVGLFYVLSGFVLAYNYLEPEGRLKAEPRSFWAARLARVYPVYALALLLLAPTVIQGSLEANAPAIAAAKLLAGGLSALLLVHAWLPPLALYWNPPGWSVSVEAFFYAVFPLAAPWIGRLRRGHLWGALGGLWVLGLLPSLLYLGLQVDGGLNVLKFNPLLRLPEFLMGVVLGRLFLWEATPSRSSGAFLAGAAALLMLGVFAFSPAVPFVLLHNALLAPVFGALVYGLARGGGPLGWVLSRPLCIRLGEASYALYILQYPVWKASQALAEAVAPWADFRAPRPLFAVYLVLLVGLSWLTYRHFEMPLRSWSRKRLQGWVERGGLPRAGASPGTP, from the coding sequence GTGAGCGCGGGCGGTTCACGCGATGCACTCACCGGCCTGCGGTTCCTGGCCGCCCTGCACGTGGTGGTGTTCCACTTCGGAGGCGTCTGGTTCGAGGAGCTCCCCGGCTGGCTCCAGGCCCTCTCCGGCTGCGGGTACGCCTCGGTGGGGCTCTTCTATGTGCTGTCCGGCTTCGTGCTGGCCTACAACTATCTGGAGCCGGAGGGACGGCTGAAGGCGGAGCCCCGGAGCTTCTGGGCGGCGCGGCTCGCGCGGGTGTACCCCGTCTATGCCCTCGCCTTGCTCCTGCTGGCCCCCACCGTCATCCAGGGCTCCCTGGAAGCCAACGCCCCGGCAATTGCCGCCGCGAAGCTCCTGGCAGGCGGTCTGAGCGCGCTGCTGCTCGTCCATGCGTGGCTGCCCCCCCTGGCGCTCTACTGGAACCCTCCCGGCTGGTCGGTCTCCGTGGAGGCCTTTTTCTACGCGGTGTTCCCGCTCGCCGCGCCGTGGATCGGGCGGCTGCGGCGCGGGCACCTGTGGGGCGCCCTGGGAGGCCTCTGGGTGCTGGGCCTGCTGCCGTCGCTGCTCTACCTGGGGCTCCAGGTGGACGGGGGGCTGAATGTCCTCAAGTTCAACCCGCTGTTGCGCCTGCCCGAGTTCCTCATGGGGGTGGTGCTGGGCAGGCTCTTCCTCTGGGAGGCCACCCCGTCTCGCTCCTCGGGGGCATTCCTGGCGGGAGCGGCGGCCCTGCTCATGCTCGGGGTCTTCGCGTTCAGCCCGGCCGTGCCCTTCGTCCTGTTGCACAACGCGCTGCTGGCCCCCGTGTTCGGCGCGCTCGTGTATGGGCTGGCGCGGGGAGGAGGGCCTCTCGGGTGGGTGCTGTCCCGGCCGCTGTGCATCCGGCTGGGAGAGGCCAGCTATGCGCTCTACATCCTCCAATATCCCGTCTGGAAGGCGTCCCAGGCCTTGGCGGAGGCCGTAGCCCCTTGGGCGGACTTCCGCGCCCCGAGGCCCCTCTTCGCCGTGTACCTGGTGCTGCTGGTGGGGCTCTCGTGGCTCACCTACCGGCACTTCGAGATGCCCCTCCGGTCCTGGAGCCGCAAGCGGCTCCAAGGATGGGTGGAGCGAGGGGGGCTCCCGCGGGCAGGCGCCTCCCCCGGAACGCCGTGA
- a CDS encoding serine/threonine protein kinase: protein MPREGEPRLGQHRQEQSFLSPQMELGSWRVLELKGYGAYGVVYRAERVEEAGGPSFALKLARHPKDPRFEREAELLSRLSHPNVPGLRDRGEWAQPGGPVPFIVMDWVEGTPLYAWGLGRVLTSRQVLRVLAQAARALAATHGVDGVHRDVKGANLLVRTEDSHAVLIDFGAGSFRGAPPLTDEVLPPGTSPYRSPEAVQFRWRFWRERGVHYAPGPADDVYALGVTAYRLVTGVYPPAEVTLEVAPGEAPVPIPVRVPPEQRVTLCPQLAKLIRQMLAKKPSARGSAAEVARALEEAAEFAGPEADQPITRRPLPAVGPPARRPNAAQGSHRRGMWLAAAAGLSVSLILQGAWSLWWQPRPFRLEGLFQADAGTVGLAKDAFPVSDAVQAPELGPKRIGLEVPKKPLQGQARPPCEKREVELNGGCWVLPREATPPCGTRNYEWKGACYYPVFSSARPGTSEQP from the coding sequence ATGCCGCGAGAGGGAGAGCCGAGACTGGGTCAACACCGTCAGGAGCAGTCCTTCCTTTCACCCCAGATGGAGCTGGGCTCCTGGCGAGTGCTAGAGCTGAAGGGATACGGCGCCTATGGGGTGGTCTACCGTGCCGAGAGGGTGGAGGAGGCGGGTGGTCCTTCCTTTGCGCTGAAGCTGGCCCGTCATCCCAAGGATCCGCGCTTCGAGCGGGAGGCGGAATTGCTCTCGCGGCTGTCGCATCCGAACGTGCCGGGCTTGAGAGACCGAGGGGAGTGGGCCCAGCCGGGAGGACCTGTTCCTTTCATCGTCATGGACTGGGTGGAAGGGACACCGCTGTATGCCTGGGGCCTCGGGCGCGTGCTCACCTCCCGGCAGGTGCTGCGGGTGCTGGCCCAGGCCGCGCGTGCGCTGGCGGCCACCCACGGTGTGGACGGCGTGCACCGGGACGTCAAAGGCGCCAACCTCCTCGTCCGTACCGAGGACAGCCATGCCGTGCTCATCGACTTCGGAGCGGGCAGCTTTCGCGGCGCGCCGCCCCTCACGGACGAGGTGTTGCCTCCGGGGACATCTCCGTACCGCAGCCCCGAGGCGGTGCAGTTTCGATGGCGCTTCTGGCGTGAGCGCGGCGTCCATTACGCGCCGGGGCCCGCCGATGACGTGTATGCGCTGGGCGTGACGGCCTACCGGCTCGTGACGGGCGTCTATCCCCCCGCCGAGGTGACACTGGAAGTTGCTCCAGGAGAGGCGCCCGTTCCCATCCCCGTCCGGGTTCCGCCCGAGCAACGGGTGACGCTCTGTCCGCAACTGGCGAAGCTCATCCGGCAGATGCTCGCGAAGAAGCCCTCGGCCCGAGGCAGCGCGGCGGAGGTGGCCCGTGCGCTCGAAGAAGCGGCAGAGTTCGCGGGCCCTGAGGCGGATCAGCCCATCACCCGCCGCCCCCTGCCAGCGGTGGGTCCGCCGGCCCGTCGGCCCAACGCCGCTCAGGGGTCCCACCGCCGGGGAATGTGGCTGGCCGCTGCGGCTGGGCTCTCTGTCTCATTGATCCTTCAAGGGGCATGGTCCCTGTGGTGGCAGCCGAGGCCCTTTCGTCTGGAAGGCCTGTTCCAGGCGGACGCGGGGACAGTAGGACTCGCGAAGGACGCGTTTCCAGTCAGTGACGCTGTGCAAGCCCCGGAACTCGGTCCGAAGCGCATCGGTCTCGAAGTACCGAAGAAGCCCCTTCAGGGACAGGCAAGGCCTCCATGCGAGAAGCGCGAAGTCGAACTCAACGGCGGGTGTTGGGTTCTCCCTCGGGAGGCTACACCTCCCTGTGGGACGCGGAACTACGAGTGGAAGGGGGCTTGCTATTACCCCGTCTTCTCATCGGCTCGCCCTGGAACTTCCGAGCAGCCCTAG